A region from the Streptomyces sp. 3214.6 genome encodes:
- a CDS encoding endonuclease VII domain-containing protein has translation MASEEGVKRCSRCEESRPRAAFASNKAARDGLQAYCRECWAAYHQVRQLAKGKNVRPRVETPEGHKFCRSCEEIKPHSEWHRNATASDGLATCCKACKAVKGRRGHLKRHYGMTEAERDAMVASQKGLCVICLKAPAVHVDHCHKTGRVRGVLCFNCNSAIGKLGDDPDIGRRAVAYLEGNAWKPTLVAPGVYQLPS, from the coding sequence TCCAGGCCGCGGGCAGCCTTCGCCAGTAACAAGGCGGCCCGGGACGGGTTGCAGGCCTACTGCCGGGAGTGCTGGGCGGCTTATCACCAGGTCCGGCAACTGGCGAAGGGCAAGAACGTGCGGCCGCGGGTGGAGACGCCCGAGGGCCACAAGTTCTGCCGCAGCTGTGAGGAGATCAAGCCGCACAGTGAGTGGCACCGCAACGCCACAGCGTCCGACGGCCTTGCGACCTGTTGCAAGGCGTGCAAAGCCGTCAAGGGGCGGCGTGGGCACCTGAAGCGCCATTACGGCATGACGGAAGCCGAGCGTGACGCGATGGTCGCCTCTCAAAAGGGGCTCTGCGTGATCTGCCTGAAAGCTCCTGCCGTACATGTGGATCACTGCCACAAGACGGGTAGGGTCCGTGGCGTACTGTGCTTCAACTGCAATTCGGCCATCGGCAAGTTGGGAGATGACCCCGACATCGGTCGTCGTGCCGTTGCCTACCTGGAGGGAAACGCGTGGAAGCCAACACTCGTAGCACCGGGCGTCTACCAGCTGCCTTCCTGA
- the prcB gene encoding proteasome subunit beta: protein MEANTRSTGRLPAAFLTPGSSSFMDFLSDHQPELLPGKRQLPPTQGVIEAPHGTTIVAVTFPGGVVLAGDRRATMGNVIAQRDIEKVFPADEYSAVGIAGTAGLAVEMVKLFQLELEHFEKVEGAQLSLEGKANRLSTMIRSNLGMAMQGLAVVPLFAGFDVDRDRGRIFSYDVTGGRSEEHNFAATGSGSIFARGAMKKLFRSDLSEEEATTLVVQALYDAADDDSATGGPDVARRIYPIVTVITEDGFRRLTDTESSAIAASILERRLEQPDGPRAALL from the coding sequence GTGGAAGCCAACACTCGTAGCACCGGGCGTCTACCAGCTGCCTTCCTGACGCCTGGGTCCTCGTCCTTCATGGACTTTCTCTCCGACCACCAGCCGGAGCTGCTGCCCGGCAAGCGGCAGCTGCCCCCGACGCAGGGTGTGATCGAGGCGCCGCACGGGACGACGATCGTGGCCGTCACGTTCCCTGGTGGCGTCGTGCTCGCCGGTGACCGTCGCGCGACCATGGGCAACGTCATCGCGCAGCGGGACATCGAGAAGGTGTTCCCGGCGGACGAGTACTCGGCCGTCGGTATCGCCGGCACCGCAGGTCTGGCCGTCGAGATGGTGAAGCTGTTCCAGTTGGAGCTGGAGCACTTCGAGAAGGTCGAGGGGGCCCAGCTCTCGTTGGAGGGCAAGGCGAACCGGTTGTCGACCATGATCCGTTCCAATCTGGGCATGGCCATGCAGGGTCTGGCGGTGGTGCCGTTGTTCGCGGGGTTCGACGTGGACCGGGACAGGGGCCGGATCTTCTCGTACGACGTCACGGGTGGTCGTTCCGAGGAGCACAACTTCGCTGCCACCGGCTCGGGCTCGATCTTCGCGCGTGGGGCGATGAAGAAGCTCTTCCGCAGTGACCTGTCGGAGGAGGAGGCCACGACGCTCGTGGTGCAGGCCCTCTATGACGCGGCTGACGACGACTCGGCGACCGGTGGTCCCGATGTCGCGCGCCGGATCTACCCGATCGTCACCGTGATCACCGAGGACGGTTTCCGTCGGCTGACCGACACGGAGTCGTCGGCGATCGCCGCCTCGATCCTGGAGCGTCGTCTGGAGCAGCCGGACGGCCCGCGCGCCGCTCTGCTGTAG
- the prcA gene encoding proteasome subunit alpha, which translates to MSTPFYVSPQQAMADRAEYARKGIARGRSLVVIQYADGIVFVGENPSRALHKFSEIYDRIGFAAAGKYNEYENLRIGGVRYADLRGYTYDRDDVTARGLANVYAQTLGTIFSSAGEKPYEVELVVAEVGETPDGDQIYRLPHDGSIVDEHGSVAVGGNAEQISSYLDQRHQDGMSLAEALKLAVQALSRDTNGTQREIPAERLEVAVLDRTRPQKRKFKRIVGRQLGRLLETDGASTEAESSDEEEK; encoded by the coding sequence GTGTCGACGCCGTTCTATGTCTCACCCCAGCAGGCGATGGCCGACCGCGCGGAGTACGCCCGCAAGGGCATCGCGCGTGGGCGTAGCCTCGTTGTGATCCAGTATGCCGACGGCATTGTGTTCGTCGGTGAGAATCCGTCCCGTGCGCTGCACAAGTTCAGCGAGATCTATGACCGGATCGGTTTCGCGGCCGCCGGCAAGTACAACGAGTACGAGAATCTGCGGATCGGTGGTGTGCGGTATGCCGATCTTCGTGGTTACACCTATGACCGTGATGACGTGACCGCGCGTGGTCTGGCGAATGTGTACGCGCAGACGTTGGGCACGATCTTCTCTTCGGCCGGTGAGAAGCCGTACGAGGTGGAGCTTGTGGTCGCGGAGGTCGGTGAGACGCCGGACGGTGACCAGATCTATCGGTTGCCGCATGACGGGTCGATCGTGGACGAGCACGGTTCGGTGGCGGTCGGTGGTAATGCGGAGCAGATCAGCAGTTATCTGGATCAGCGTCATCAGGACGGGATGAGCCTGGCCGAGGCGCTGAAGTTGGCTGTTCAGGCGCTGTCGCGTGACACCAATGGCACGCAGCGGGAGATTCCCGCGGAGCGGCTGGAGGTGGCGGTGCTGGATCGTACGCGGCCGCAGAAGCGTAAGTTCAAGCGGATCGTCGGTCGGCAGCTGGGTCGGTTGCTGGAGACGGACGGTGCGTCGACGGAGGCGGAGAGCTCCGATGAGGAGGAGAAGTAG
- a CDS encoding LacI family DNA-binding transcriptional regulator, whose product MARGSTRPTSRDVAQAAGVSQAAVSLVLGDKWRGRVSETTAERVRHAARELGYRPNLAARNLRLGHTRTVLLVVPALTTEFFAGVYTGAARVAAEHGFGVVLYPSPEGVGPARDPFASAQAALDGVLASSMAADALTAIRGDQLPLVMLDSDPTGSLGAATVNLDIADGVRQVADHLLDLGHRHFLHLAADVPSWTFDIRARELTARIGAVTGTTLRTAPAPITIDAARTAAETALTTPGPRPTAIICDDDKLAAGVYKALRRLGLRVPDDMSVTGLDDLALATALDPELTTVRLDAELFGERGMKALLAVLDGRTPDAGDIPVHLVVRASTAPPSPS is encoded by the coding sequence GTGGCACGAGGTAGCACGCGCCCCACGAGCCGCGACGTCGCCCAAGCCGCAGGAGTCTCCCAAGCCGCCGTCTCCCTCGTACTCGGCGACAAATGGCGCGGCCGCGTCTCCGAAACCACCGCCGAACGCGTACGCCACGCCGCCCGCGAACTCGGCTACCGCCCCAACCTCGCCGCCCGCAACCTCCGCCTCGGCCACACCCGCACCGTCCTCCTCGTGGTCCCGGCCCTCACCACCGAATTCTTCGCAGGCGTCTACACCGGCGCAGCACGCGTAGCCGCCGAACACGGCTTCGGCGTCGTCCTCTACCCCTCCCCCGAAGGCGTCGGCCCCGCCCGCGACCCCTTCGCCTCCGCCCAGGCCGCCCTCGACGGCGTCCTCGCCTCCTCCATGGCCGCCGACGCCCTCACCGCCATCCGAGGCGACCAACTCCCCCTCGTCATGCTCGACAGCGACCCCACCGGCAGCCTCGGCGCCGCCACCGTCAACCTCGACATCGCCGACGGCGTACGCCAGGTCGCCGACCACCTCCTCGACCTCGGCCACCGCCACTTCCTCCACCTCGCCGCCGACGTACCCTCCTGGACCTTCGACATACGCGCCCGCGAACTCACCGCACGCATCGGCGCCGTCACCGGAACAACACTGCGCACCGCACCCGCCCCCATCACCATCGACGCGGCCCGCACCGCCGCCGAAACAGCACTCACCACCCCCGGACCCCGCCCCACCGCCATCATCTGCGACGACGACAAACTCGCCGCCGGCGTCTACAAGGCCCTACGCCGCCTCGGCCTGCGCGTACCCGACGACATGTCCGTCACCGGCCTCGACGACCTCGCCCTCGCCACCGCCCTCGACCCCGAACTCACCACCGTCCGCCTCGACGCCGAACTCTTCGGTGAACGCGGCATGAAAGCCCTCCTCGCCGTCCTGGACGGCCGCACACCCGACGCCGGAGACATCCCCGTCCACCTCGTCGTACGAGCCTCCACAGCCCCGCCAAGCCCCTCCTGA
- a CDS encoding MFS transporter — protein sequence MAAGYLEILRAKHAARLLTGTLVGRLPNATAAIAIVLFVRAQGGTYSLAGALAAVYGVANAVGQPLLGRLVDLHGQPRVQLPAALASALAMAVFAFAGTDPLPLAYGAVAAAGLFTPPLEGGLRALWPAVLRREDQVHTAYAMDAVAQEVMFTVGPLLVTLCVSLWSEQAALLVLNVAGVLGALWVVVSPPSRAWRSGPREAHWLGALRSPGLLALLAAFLFVGLALGSITVASVPYADDHGGDAVYGWLMAALGLGALVGGMAYGARQWAGAPERRLRVLVAFLAVCYLPLMLMPGAVAMVGLTALAGVFLAPALACAFVIVDRHAPRGTVTEAFSWLVTTFTVGASVGTGVAGPVVEAGGALWGFAVPGVAGAVSLSVLLATGRVLAAPAGSGVVAASSENDPNRAAEPRFSSGDRA from the coding sequence TTGGCCGCGGGATACCTGGAGATCCTCAGGGCGAAGCACGCCGCCCGGCTGCTGACGGGCACGCTGGTGGGCCGGCTGCCCAACGCCACCGCCGCGATCGCGATCGTGCTGTTCGTGCGCGCGCAGGGCGGTACGTACAGCCTGGCGGGGGCGCTGGCGGCGGTGTACGGCGTGGCGAACGCGGTCGGGCAGCCGTTGTTGGGGCGGCTGGTGGATCTGCACGGTCAGCCGCGGGTGCAGTTGCCGGCGGCGCTGGCTTCGGCGCTGGCGATGGCGGTCTTCGCGTTCGCCGGTACGGACCCGTTGCCGCTGGCGTACGGGGCGGTGGCGGCCGCGGGGCTGTTCACGCCGCCTCTGGAGGGCGGTCTGCGGGCACTGTGGCCGGCGGTGCTGCGGCGTGAGGACCAGGTGCACACGGCGTATGCGATGGACGCGGTGGCGCAGGAGGTGATGTTCACGGTCGGCCCGCTGCTGGTGACGCTGTGCGTGTCGCTGTGGTCGGAGCAGGCGGCGCTGCTGGTGCTGAACGTGGCGGGGGTGCTGGGGGCGCTGTGGGTGGTGGTGTCGCCGCCGTCGCGTGCGTGGCGGTCGGGGCCGCGTGAGGCGCACTGGCTGGGTGCGCTGCGCTCGCCCGGTCTGCTGGCGCTGCTGGCGGCGTTCCTGTTCGTCGGTTTGGCGCTCGGTTCCATCACGGTGGCGTCGGTGCCGTATGCGGACGACCACGGCGGTGACGCGGTGTACGGCTGGTTGATGGCGGCGCTGGGTCTGGGGGCTCTCGTCGGCGGTATGGCGTACGGGGCGCGGCAGTGGGCGGGGGCGCCGGAGCGGCGACTGAGGGTGCTGGTGGCGTTTCTGGCGGTGTGTTATCTGCCGTTGATGTTGATGCCTGGTGCGGTGGCCATGGTGGGGTTGACGGCGTTGGCGGGGGTGTTCCTGGCGCCCGCGCTGGCGTGTGCGTTCGTCATCGTGGACCGGCATGCGCCGCGGGGGACGGTGACGGAGGCGTTCTCGTGGTTGGTGACGACGTTCACGGTGGGGGCGTCGGTGGGTACGGGTGTGGCGGGTCCGGTGGTGGAGGCGGGGGGCGCGTTGTGGGGGTTCGCGGTGCCGGGTGTCGCGGGGGCCGTGTCGTTGTCGGTTTTGCTGGCGACGGGGCGGGTACTCGCAGCTCCCGCCGGAAGTGGGGTTGTTGCGGCTTCGTCGGAAAATGATCCAAACCGTGCTGCCGAACCCCGTTTCAGTTCAGGGGATCGGGCGTAA
- the pafA gene encoding Pup--protein ligase — translation MDRRIFGLENEYGVTCTFRGQRRLSPDEVARYLFRRVVSWGRSSNVFLRNGARLYLDVGSHPEYATPECDNVTELVTHDKAGERILEGLLVDAERRLHEEGIAGDVYLFKNNTDSAGNSYGCHENYLVARHGEFSRLADILIPFLVTRQLLCGAGKVLQTPRGAVYCVSQRAEHIWEGVSSATTRSRPIINTRDEPHADAERYRRLHVIVGDSNMSETTMLLKVGATDLVLRMIEAGTVMRDLTLENPIRAIREVSHDITGRRKVRLASGREASALEVQREYYEKAVDFVERRGIRTGTVDQVLELWGRTLDSIEAEDLDRIGTEIDWVMKYQLIERYRAKHNMTMSHPRVAQIDLAYHDIHRRRGLYYLLERKGQAARICNDLKIFEGKSVPPQTTRARLRGDFIRRAQEQRRDFTVDWVHLKLNDQAQRTVLCKDPFRSVDDRVEKLIAGM, via the coding sequence ATGGACCGCCGCATTTTCGGGCTGGAGAACGAGTACGGCGTCACATGTACGTTCAGGGGACAGCGTCGGCTGTCTCCCGACGAGGTGGCGCGGTACCTCTTCCGCCGTGTCGTGTCATGGGGCCGAAGCAGCAATGTCTTTCTGCGGAACGGCGCCCGCCTCTATCTCGACGTGGGTTCGCATCCGGAATACGCGACACCGGAATGTGACAACGTGACCGAGTTGGTCACCCACGACAAAGCGGGCGAGCGCATTCTCGAAGGACTCCTGGTGGACGCGGAGCGACGCCTGCACGAGGAAGGAATCGCGGGCGACGTCTACCTCTTCAAGAACAACACGGACTCGGCGGGCAACTCTTATGGTTGCCACGAGAACTACCTGGTGGCCCGGCACGGGGAGTTCTCCCGGCTCGCGGACATCCTGATCCCGTTCCTGGTGACCCGGCAGCTGCTGTGCGGCGCGGGCAAGGTGCTGCAGACGCCCCGTGGGGCGGTCTACTGCGTCAGCCAGCGGGCCGAGCACATCTGGGAGGGCGTCTCCTCGGCGACGACGCGCTCGCGGCCCATCATCAACACGCGTGACGAGCCGCACGCGGACGCCGAGCGGTATCGCCGGCTGCATGTGATCGTGGGCGACTCGAACATGTCCGAGACGACCATGCTGCTGAAGGTCGGTGCGACCGATCTGGTGCTGCGCATGATCGAGGCGGGCACGGTGATGCGGGATCTGACGCTGGAGAACCCGATCCGGGCGATCCGTGAGGTCAGTCACGACATCACGGGCCGGCGCAAGGTGCGGCTGGCCAGCGGGCGTGAGGCCTCCGCGCTGGAGGTGCAGCGCGAGTACTACGAGAAGGCCGTGGACTTCGTCGAGCGTCGCGGTATCCGTACCGGCACCGTCGACCAGGTCCTGGAGCTGTGGGGCCGCACGCTGGACTCGATCGAGGCGGAGGACCTGGACCGGATCGGCACCGAGATCGACTGGGTGATGAAGTACCAGCTCATCGAGCGGTACCGGGCCAAGCACAATATGACGATGTCGCATCCGCGGGTGGCGCAGATAGACCTCGCCTACCACGACATCCACCGTCGTCGTGGTCTGTATTACCTGTTGGAGCGCAAGGGGCAAGCGGCTCGGATCTGCAACGACTTGAAGATCTTCGAGGGCAAGTCGGTGCCGCCGCAGACCACTCGGGCGCGGTTGCGCGGCGATTTCATCCGTCGTGCGCAGGAGCAGCGGCGGGACTTCACGGTGGACTGGGTGCACCTGAAGCTCAACGACCAGGCACAGCGCACCGTGTTGTGCAAGGACCCGTTCCGGTCGGTGGACGACCGGGTGGAGAAGCTGATCGCCGGCATGTGA
- a CDS encoding FKBP-type peptidyl-prolyl cis-trans isomerase: MRRRSLILAAVPAGLVTLSACGDDKSDSSKASDGKSPSASGTSAPPPPKIVDGPLPAITAGVKFGEKPTIAKGSGEPSDQLAVKTVIAGSGKAVAEGDYIQANCVGQIWDTAKILVNTYETKKPLLTRLAPGATIDGWRYALTGRKTGSRVQFSVPPTWGFGKDGDAQAGIKGTDTLVFVFDIQDAFGAKSSAKGKVVAQDGAGVPKVGTNTDGKAPSVEVPKSKAPTKLVAEYVIEGDGAVLAADDTVLVQYKGVIWNTGKEFDSTYSRKELTSFSLQQVVKGWAQGLIGRKVGSRVVIVVPPALGYGDNPPQGSGIGKDDTMVFTVDILAKA; encoded by the coding sequence GTGCGCCGACGCTCACTCATCCTTGCCGCCGTACCCGCGGGACTGGTCACTCTCTCCGCGTGCGGTGACGACAAGTCCGACTCGAGCAAGGCGAGCGACGGCAAGTCGCCCTCGGCCTCGGGCACGTCGGCCCCGCCGCCTCCGAAGATCGTCGACGGTCCGTTGCCGGCCATCACGGCGGGGGTGAAGTTCGGTGAGAAACCGACGATCGCCAAGGGCAGCGGTGAGCCTTCGGACCAGCTTGCGGTGAAGACGGTGATCGCGGGCAGCGGGAAGGCGGTCGCGGAGGGTGACTACATCCAGGCCAACTGCGTCGGTCAGATCTGGGACACCGCGAAGATTCTCGTCAACACCTACGAAACCAAGAAGCCGCTGCTCACCCGGCTTGCGCCGGGTGCCACCATCGACGGCTGGCGGTATGCCCTGACGGGTAGGAAGACGGGCAGCCGGGTGCAGTTCTCCGTGCCGCCGACCTGGGGTTTCGGTAAGGACGGCGATGCGCAGGCGGGCATCAAGGGCACCGACACGCTGGTGTTCGTGTTCGACATCCAGGACGCGTTCGGTGCGAAGAGCTCGGCCAAGGGCAAGGTGGTGGCTCAGGACGGCGCCGGTGTGCCGAAGGTCGGCACGAACACCGACGGCAAGGCTCCCTCGGTGGAGGTTCCCAAGTCGAAGGCGCCGACCAAGCTGGTGGCGGAGTACGTGATCGAGGGCGACGGCGCCGTGCTCGCGGCGGACGACACCGTGTTGGTGCAGTACAAGGGCGTCATCTGGAACACGGGCAAGGAGTTCGACTCGACGTACAGCCGCAAGGAGCTGACGTCGTTCTCGTTGCAGCAGGTGGTCAAGGGCTGGGCGCAGGGGCTGATCGGGCGGAAGGTGGGCAGCCGGGTCGTCATCGTGGTTCCGCCGGCGCTGGGTTACGGCGACAACCCGCCGCAGGGCAGCGGCATCGGGAAGGACGACACGATGGTGTTCACGGTGGACATCCTCGCCAAGGCGTGA
- a CDS encoding FKBP-type peptidyl-prolyl cis-trans isomerase produces the protein MSIDKPEIDFPEGAPPADLEIKDIWEGDGEVAQAGQTVTVHYVGVSFSTGEEFDASWNRGAPFRFPLGGGRVIKGWDQGVQGMKVGGRRQLTIPAHLAYGNQSPTPAIKPGETLIFVVDLLGV, from the coding sequence GTGAGCATTGACAAGCCCGAGATCGACTTCCCCGAAGGCGCGCCCCCGGCGGACCTCGAGATCAAGGACATCTGGGAGGGCGACGGCGAGGTCGCGCAGGCCGGTCAGACCGTCACCGTCCACTATGTGGGTGTCTCTTTCAGCACGGGTGAGGAGTTCGACGCCAGCTGGAACCGTGGGGCGCCGTTCCGCTTCCCGCTCGGTGGCGGCCGGGTCATCAAGGGCTGGGACCAGGGTGTGCAGGGCATGAAGGTCGGCGGTCGTCGTCAGCTGACCATTCCCGCGCACCTCGCCTACGGCAACCAGAGCCCGACGCCGGCGATCAAGCCCGGGGAGACGCTGATCTTCGTGGTGGACCTGCTCGGGGTCTGA
- a CDS encoding helix-turn-helix transcriptional regulator, with amino-acid sequence MAIAKAERLMNLALCLLGTRRPLSKRELRDSIEAYVEAFGPGRGAAGSDDSFNRMFERDKDDLRELGLVIETVESLDGEIGYLARRDSNRLPAITLDAEEAAALGLAAKVWQQARLAGAASGALQKLRAAGLPEDVDPYEAHGALEPRIPVHEAAFEPLMLACRDRRPVVFDYRKATAAHPEPRHVEPWALECWRGHWYLAGFDRDRGAERVFRLSRITGRVRSRGAGFTVPVPDVVTVRETVASWAGETADRSALIRLRAGAGYPLRAKASAVRELGDGWDELEIPYGHGLDAWLVEFGPDVVVLDPAELRADVVDRLRAVAKG; translated from the coding sequence ATGGCCATTGCCAAGGCCGAGCGGCTGATGAACCTGGCGCTGTGTCTGCTCGGGACGCGGCGGCCGCTCAGCAAGCGTGAGCTGCGCGACTCCATCGAGGCTTACGTCGAGGCGTTCGGGCCGGGGCGGGGTGCGGCGGGGTCGGACGACTCCTTCAACCGGATGTTCGAGCGGGACAAGGACGATCTGCGGGAGCTGGGCCTGGTCATCGAGACCGTGGAAAGCCTGGACGGCGAGATCGGCTACCTCGCGCGCCGTGACAGCAACCGGCTGCCGGCCATCACGCTCGACGCCGAGGAGGCCGCGGCGCTGGGCCTGGCGGCCAAGGTGTGGCAGCAGGCCCGGCTGGCGGGTGCCGCGAGCGGTGCTCTGCAGAAGCTGCGCGCAGCGGGGCTGCCCGAGGACGTCGACCCCTACGAGGCGCATGGCGCGCTGGAGCCCCGGATTCCGGTGCACGAGGCCGCGTTCGAGCCGTTGATGCTGGCCTGCCGGGACCGTCGGCCGGTCGTGTTCGACTACCGCAAGGCGACCGCCGCGCATCCGGAGCCGCGGCATGTCGAGCCGTGGGCGCTGGAGTGCTGGCGCGGTCACTGGTATCTGGCGGGGTTCGACCGTGACCGGGGCGCCGAGCGGGTGTTCCGGCTGTCGCGGATCACCGGGCGGGTGCGTTCGCGCGGGGCGGGTTTCACCGTTCCGGTCCCGGATGTCGTCACGGTGCGGGAGACGGTCGCGAGCTGGGCGGGGGAGACCGCCGACCGCAGTGCGCTGATCCGGCTGCGCGCGGGCGCCGGGTACCCGTTGCGGGCGAAGGCCAGTGCGGTGCGGGAACTCGGGGACGGCTGGGACGAGTTGGAGATTCCGTACGGACACGGTCTGGACGCCTGGCTGGTGGAGTTCGGGCCGGACGTGGTGGTCCTGGACCCGGCCGAGCTGCGGGCGGACGTCGTGGACCGGCTGCGGGCCGTGGCCAAGGGCTGA
- a CDS encoding helix-turn-helix transcriptional regulator — MAGKPVRPANAIDQTRRMLSLVTYLRERPGARIEDVARAFGITEDELVSDLDVLPMCGTSFRGGDLLDIDTDGERIWWHNPAALGAEAAEPLRLAADEATALLVAARAVSTLPGLREGDRQALLRATAKVEAAAGEAAGASARLSVTFESEGGVFADVDRAISERRRLWIRYYSPARDEVTEREIDPIRLVSVGHTYVEAWCRRSEARRTFRLDRVAEIRILDEPSAPPEIELRDLSEGLVQPAAEDPEVVVEVGPGGRWVAEYYPHDSADELSDGGLRITLRTPEPASLRRLALRLGRDGRIVSPPDLADSARRAAREALAAYDGIEAQGAAGGSPAVQGERPRGDSRFDGREQGL, encoded by the coding sequence GTGGCAGGCAAACCGGTCAGGCCGGCGAACGCGATCGACCAGACCCGGCGGATGCTCTCCCTGGTGACGTATCTCAGGGAGCGCCCCGGCGCGCGGATCGAGGACGTGGCGCGCGCGTTCGGGATCACGGAGGACGAGCTGGTCTCGGACCTCGATGTGCTGCCCATGTGCGGCACCAGTTTCCGGGGCGGCGATCTCCTGGACATCGACACCGACGGTGAGCGCATCTGGTGGCACAACCCGGCCGCGCTCGGCGCGGAGGCCGCGGAGCCGCTGCGGCTGGCCGCGGACGAGGCGACGGCGTTGCTGGTGGCGGCCCGGGCGGTGTCCACGCTGCCGGGGCTGCGCGAGGGCGACCGGCAGGCGCTGCTGCGGGCGACGGCGAAGGTGGAGGCCGCGGCCGGTGAGGCGGCGGGCGCGAGCGCGCGTCTGTCGGTGACGTTCGAGTCGGAGGGCGGGGTCTTCGCGGACGTCGACCGGGCGATCTCGGAGCGGCGCCGGTTGTGGATCCGCTACTACTCGCCCGCGCGTGACGAGGTCACCGAGCGTGAGATCGACCCGATCCGGCTGGTCAGCGTCGGGCACACGTATGTGGAGGCCTGGTGCCGCCGTTCGGAGGCCCGGCGCACGTTCCGGCTGGACCGGGTCGCGGAGATCAGGATCCTCGACGAGCCGTCCGCGCCGCCCGAGATCGAGCTGCGGGACCTGTCGGAGGGGCTGGTGCAGCCGGCCGCGGAGGATCCGGAGGTCGTCGTCGAGGTCGGGCCGGGCGGCCGCTGGGTCGCCGAGTACTACCCGCACGACAGCGCCGATGAGCTTTCCGACGGCGGGCTGCGTATCACTTTGCGCACGCCCGAACCGGCCTCGCTCAGGAGGCTGGCCCTGCGGCTGGGCCGGGACGGCCGGATCGTCTCGCCGCCGGACCTCGCCGACAGCGCCCGCCGGGCCGCCCGCGAGGCGCTGGCGGCCTACGACGGGATCGAGGCACAGGGGGCGGCGGGCGGGTCGCCCGCGGTGCAGGGCGAGCGGCCACGGGGTGACAGTCGGTTCGACGGGCGGGAGCAGGGGCTGTGA